The genome window TTACATATTAACAAATTATATGCACCGTACTATAcgtaaaaactaaataaatatgccAATAGCAGTTCGTTAGGCAAAAGACCATAAGAGAAATTCACTCCAAGCACATTTAACGCACCTAACTACCACTCTCAGTCCCCAACCTCCTCTTCAACAAATATCCTAATGTCAGTAAAGACATCCCATTGAACCAATGAGCATAAGTACAATGCTCAGCTCGTTCACCTGGCTGagcagaagtattttttttttttttttttttttggccccagCAAGACATTTTGATCTTCACTCGCGCATCCATCTGCACATGTGTGCTTTTATTTACACTTATGCCATTTGGTGTTAATGAAAGTGCAGAGACACGTTCTTACCGAGCATTTTGCTGCCTTCCCTCTGATATTTCACATGGTTTACGAAAGAATGTCAGCTAGTGTTTTATTCAGCTGAATGAGAACTCATCAAAGTAGCAGAGAgcgatttatataaattttaccgACTTTGTAAGTATGACTAATTTTTCATAAATCCTGTATAAAGTTGAAGAAATGAACTTGAAAGATTACATGCATGAAAAAAACACATCCTTTGTGTCACTGAGAATGTGAATTCCAGattatacagaataataataataataataataataataataataataataataataataataataataataataataagaagaagaagaagaagaagaagaagaagaagaagaagaaaagaagaagaagaagaagaagaaatacgtTTTTTACCTACAGATAAAATtatgtacatttgtgtaataaGGATGCACAGTTATACAGTAATAAACTATGTTACATTGTAAAAGACGTAGTAATaaagtttactatataattgtggattttcattacacaaatgGTTTTTCACGAGAATGTGAATTTCTTAGCCATTATGTACGTAGGCGTGATTAAATACTGTATCGTCTTTTTTTCTCTCGAATTGTCGTCCTTTTACTGTATAATGATTTAGTAGGAAATCTCCTGCAGGAATTTCACTAAATATGCgtattttttactaatattttgtaatgagttgttttgtatttatttttttatattattgtggtggttaatattttgtgtttttattgttgctgctgctacAGTTATCgtcatttttactgaaaaattagtaaaatattgctctctatatatttcttcccagtcattaatttcataaaactCTCCCCTTTAATGAAAAGGTTATTACCTGTAAAAGTTaggattcataaaataaaataaatgtttcccTTAGAcgataatattaaattttaaaaatccattacCAGAAATTGACATTTCctcttatttgataaaaaaaaacattaatgtatTTAGCAAAAGCTAATTAGGTTTTCTTTAATGGCACCATCACCTGGATAACTAATCGTAACATATTCATTAGAACTTTAGGAAACAGCTGTAACATAGATATTAGAATTTCCTAAACAACATAACCTTATGCCACCAACAACAAACCACCTTCagcattaaaactaaatttaggTCTCAAGGAAGCTTAAACGTCCTGAACAGTCAGCTGAAAGATATCTGATCTTAGCCTCCTAAGAACTCTGTACCATATTTTCCTCAATGTCACGACCACAAACGGAGAAACTTTCTTGGCTGTCGAGTATAAAAGATCGCAGGAAGGGTTTTGCAACTCACACTCGCCCAGCAGTGGCCAAAGACAACATCAGCAAGCAACAATGAAGTTTCTGGTTAGTATAGCCTAACCGTAATGTTCGTTAATCATAAATGTTTAGCAAAACATTATGCGAATTGCTATTCATCAGGTTCCCCTAACAGCCGAAACAGGCATTTGGTCAACTGGAATATGTCTAGAGTGGTTTACATTACTGTTCTCATTAGGGTATCTCTTACGTCATAATTTGTAGCATatattacaattctctctctctctctctctctctctctctctctctctctctctctctctctctctatttacatatttacactaTTTAAATGCAGCAAAAATTTAAGACTGTATGTTGTGTTTGGCATATGTGTTGTTCCTAGATGTCTCCTTAAATAGCTAGAATTTAATCTTTTAGGAATCCAgtataaaatattacattatttttcaggtGTTTGCACTCTTAGTGGCTTTTGCTTGCGCTTCTGAAATAGAGAAGCGAGAGGCGGAGCCAAGTTATGGAGGATATGGACACATAAGCTATCATCATCGTCCTTCCTATGGATATGGCTATTCTAATCACTATCATAAGCGATCTGCTGATCCTGAGCCTGAGGCTGAACCTTCCTATGGCTATGGTAACTCCTATGGGTATCGCCCAGTCACCTATGGCTACTCTCACCGCTATCACAAGAGGTCTGCTGACCCTGAACCCGAAGCTGAACCTTCCTATGTCTACGGCAACTCTTATGGGTATCGCCCAGTCACCTATGGCTACTCTCACCGCTATCACAAGAGGTCTGCTGATCCTGAACCCGAAGCTGAACCTTCTTATGGCTATGGCAATTCTTATGGTTATCGCCCAGTCACCTATGGCTACTCTCACCGCTATCACAAGAGGTCGGCTGATCCTGAACCCGAAGCAGAACCTTCCTATGTCTATGGCCAATCTTATGGGTATCGCCCAGTCACCTATGGCTACTCTCACCGCTATTACAAGAGGTCTGCTGACCCTGAACCTGAAGCTGAACCTTCCTATGTCTACGGCAACTCTTATGGGTATCGCCCAGTCAAATATGGCTACTCTCACCGCTATCACAAGAGGTCTGCTGATCCTGAACCCGAAGCTGAACCTTCTTATGGATATCGTCACTCATATGGTTACCCGAGCTACCGCCCAGTAATTTACGGATAAGAACGTCATCAGCTAAAAGGTCTGCTGATCCAGAGCCCACAGCAAGACCTTCTCCCAGTTATAGTTTCGGACACCTCTACTTATTCTCATCCACTCTACCATTGCCCATCCTATAATTAATAGCCAAAGAGGAGGACATAGATGTCTATAGCTAgcaatagatttttatttgttgttagttCTTGAATGTTCTGTAACTTCGAcgaaataataaagtattatactacgtaaatcattttcattgcattgtttCTCTTCACTTTCAACGTCGGAATTCATTGCTATAAAAGATTTAGAAATTTTGAGTcaggaaataacatttctttaACAGACAGAATGTAAGGAAGACTTGAAGGAAGTTCTAGCTCTAAGATAAATCCTGGGAAAGAACATCAGAAGCTGTTATCAACCCCATTCTCAAGGTAAGTGCtagaacaaaacaaataaatgaattggCACTTAGAAATAGGAATCCGCAATAAAATGCATAAAGTTACAAGGACAGTGAAATCAAAGAAGAATTCTGTGAAAGTTATGAAAGTAAACTATAAAAAGATTAATATGACACTAATTCCCTGCCAAACAAGAATTTTTTCACACTTtactatatatatcaaatttctaCTTTTCCCGTTGGTGCCAACCACTAGTTTTTATGGGGGACGTCATTATGAGGCCAAAGCTTTAGAGTGGAGGAAGACCGAAAATTTGcagaaagcaaattttaaaaataatataaaacacgaTATCAAAACATTAACAGTTGCAAATGCTCATCGTCCGTGTGTTAGGCTAAGCACGAAAGTTTAGATACGACTGTTAAAAGGATAAATGATAACTACAGGAAAACTCTGATCTAAACTCTATTCTGCGATAACTGTTTAAaaccttcattatatatatatatatatatatatatatatatatatatatatatatatatatatatatatatatatatatatatatatatatatatatatatatatgtatgtatgtatgtatgtatgtatgtatgtatatatgtatatatatatatatatatatatatatatatatatatatatatatatatatatatatatatatgtgtgtgtgtgtgtgtgtgtgtgtgtgtgtgtgtgtgtatcataaagatatttatttatttatttatttatttatttatataaatgtagtcGGGTTCGTGGTTAAATTGCGTACACTATTATTCTTTAATATCATACAGAAGCACAGCCGACCTTTCTGGAATTCACTTTCTTTCCCGTCATATGGGtcaattatctaaaaaaattacatgaaataaaataaaagaataaaaaaaaatctacatcgATTCACtagatataaaagtatataaaaaccaTAAGTGACGAACGCTTCAAAATACCATTGTGCATCCCATGCTTCACTGCTTCACCTTGGTAACCACCAATATTGGCAGCCATAATGGAGCACCCAAAAGCTTGAGCACAATGTTTTCCATAATACTATTTTAATTTACAATGCAAAATGAAAGAATACAATTAGTACAGTATAATAAATGACAGCatgaacatgaaagaaaaaaattgaaaattaaaactgaccAGAAAGTAATGACTAAATTAACAAACTACAAAACAGCAATCATCAAATAAGTATAGagaagataaatacaaaaaacacaaaggATACATGGTAAAGTAAAAATAGCATTATGGAAAACATTATGTTCAAACTTGTGGGTGCTCCATGATGGCTGCCAATATAGGCAGTGAAGCATGGAATGCGCAATAATATCAACAGGGGTCCTTTTGGTTCCTTAGGACATCAGAACAACAGGAAGACCCAGACCAGGTTAGAACCATGAGATGAAAGGATGAGGATGGTCAGAGACTTGTGGAAGAGGAAAACCATGAAAGACATGTGGCGGATTTCATGGAAGCCTTAccaattatttttactgtttttgttgttgcagcTCCTTTGCTTGCGCTTATTACTATCagtaaacttaaatttttataccggcatatatatatcatcactcgTTCACTTAATTCTAACTACGTTGAATATGTTTATATTCTTTAGTATAGAGGTTTTAATACatgagatttatctcttttagatagagtggtttgctgtcgtaggtttctgtttcctaatagcatcaattatgacttggaccatcgacggatggtctcttgtttgtcaatttttcataagttgcatttttatagagaactttcacattcacaattgatccccgatAACCGTTTTCCTGCAGACAGCAACCAAATTCGCTGAGCAGAAGCGCCAATATGTAGTTAATGTGcatcgttgtcgaacttctcagttccagaggtcctttattcctcacacctttggactgtggaacagcatcCCTAAagatgtgcaactggaacttcagaagttttaGCAAAGAtacaatatcattattactataatagaattagtaaacttaaatattttaaCCAGAATATATATCAACATCCGTTAAGTTCACTAAATCCTAACTACATTGAAAATGTCAATATTCTTTAGTATTGAGGCTTTATTACATGAATTAGAATATTTTGCATATAGGGCATAAAGATTATATAGTAAAAACTCATGAAGAGGAACTGACATTTGCTCATATACTCGTATGATACATAACATTCACATTTTTAATGAAGgttagacagttttttttttcactggcgtcagcatcttaaaaacaaaacttaacaTATTTAATCAAACTTTAGGAAACCCCTGAAACAAGACAAGTGGTTTTCCTTTAACATCATAATCCTTTGTCATCACCAAAAACAAAGCCACCTTCATGGTTTACTTTAGCATTGAAACCAAATTTAAGCTTCCTCAACGGTTAGCTGAAAGATTTCTGATCATAGTCTTCCAAGGAATCTACAACATATCTTCCTCAATGTCGCGACCACAAACGGAGAAATATTCTTGACTCTCGAGTATAAAAGATAGCAGGGAGGGTTTTCCAGCACACATTCGCACAGCAGTGGCCAAAGACAACATCAGCAAGCAACAATGAAGTTTCTGGTTGGTATAGCCTAACCGCAGTCTTCGTTAATCATAATTGTTTAGCCTAACATTATGGGAGTTAATATTCATTACTTTCCTCTAACAGCCGAAACATTCATTTGGTCAACTGGAATATGTCTTCAGTGGTTTGCATAACTGTAACATTTAGGCTATCTTTTACGTAACAGTTGGTATCTTATatattacaatttctctctctctctctctctctctctctctctctctctctctctctctctctctctctctctctctctctcgattttct of Macrobrachium rosenbergii isolate ZJJX-2024 chromosome 59, ASM4041242v1, whole genome shotgun sequence contains these proteins:
- the LOC136837509 gene encoding shematrin-like protein 1, with the protein product MKFLVFALLVAFACASEIEKREAEPSYGGYGHISYHHRPSYGYGYSNHYHKRSADPEPEAEPSYGYGNSYGYRPVTYGYSHRYHKRSADPEPEAEPSYVYGNSYGYRPVTYGYSHRYHKRSADPEPEAEPSYGYGNSYGYRPVTYGYSHRYHKRSADPEPEAEPSYVYGQSYGYRPVTYGYSHRYYKRSADPEPEAEPSYVYGNSYGYRPVKYGYSHRYHKRSADPEPEAEPSYGYRHSYGYPSYRPVIYG